In a single window of the Papaver somniferum cultivar HN1 chromosome 8, ASM357369v1, whole genome shotgun sequence genome:
- the LOC113304702 gene encoding uncharacterized protein LOC113304702 isoform X2, with amino-acid sequence MALRTTNVLKNAMGSLGCRLSCIRCVHAAPAPLENAMARPIENQFVFPGCDREVESDDRIEVPTFGIGGSMELMAVPKKKISKFRRGIRNGPKALKPIPVIIRCRGKKL; translated from the exons ATGGCGTTGAGAACAACGAATGTGCTGAAAAATGCGATGGGGAGTTTAGGGTGTAGATTAAGTTGTATACGGTGTGTTCATGCAGCACCTGCTCCACTGGAAAATGCTATGGCTCGTCCAATTGAAAATCAGTTTGTGTTCCCTGGTTGTGATCGAGAAGTGGAGAGTGATGATAGAATTGAAGTGCCCACTTTCGGTATTGGTGGTTCAATGGAACTTATGGCTGTCCCAAAGAAAAAG ATCTCTAAGTTTAGGAGAGGCATAAGAAATGGACCAAAGGCACTGAAACCAATACCGGTGATAATACGTTGCAG GGGAAAGAAACTCTGA
- the LOC113304702 gene encoding uncharacterized protein LOC113304702 isoform X1: protein MALRTTNVLKNAMGSLGCRLSCIRCVHAAPAPLENAMARPIENQFVFPGCDREVESDDRIEVPTFGIGGSMELMAVPKKKISKFRRGIRNGPKALKPIPVIIRCRSCGRVKLPHFFCCSGERGIPGEQN from the exons ATGGCGTTGAGAACAACGAATGTGCTGAAAAATGCGATGGGGAGTTTAGGGTGTAGATTAAGTTGTATACGGTGTGTTCATGCAGCACCTGCTCCACTGGAAAATGCTATGGCTCGTCCAATTGAAAATCAGTTTGTGTTCCCTGGTTGTGATCGAGAAGTGGAGAGTGATGATAGAATTGAAGTGCCCACTTTCGGTATTGGTGGTTCAATGGAACTTATGGCTGTCCCAAAGAAAAAG ATCTCTAAGTTTAGGAGAGGCATAAGAAATGGACCAAAGGCACTGAAACCAATACCGGTGATAATACGTTGCAG GAGTTGTGGTCGAGTTAAGCTCCCACACTTTTTTTGTTGCAGTGGAGAAAGAGGGATCCCTGGTGAACAAAATTAG
- the LOC113303309 gene encoding probable splicing factor 3A subunit 1 — translation MLGSLPILPLPAPPSDGNLGPLPLSQVTAEDSPPHDNVTPPPASVATHTRTIGIIHPPPDIRTIVDKTAHFVAKNGPDFEKRIIANNAGNAKFNFLNGSDPYNAYYQHRLSEFRAQNELTPQADDSSGVEVVPSADSAGDANELSETKPDPSAQFKPVRKVLVPPEPETYTVRLPEGITGEELDIIKLTAQFVARNGKSFLTGLTSREINNHQFHFLKPTHSMFMFFTALADAYSKVLMPPKGLTEKLRNSVVDMTTVLERCLHRLEWERSQEQARLKAEDEIEQERMQMAMIDWHDFVVVEAIDFVDDEDEDLPPPMTLEEVIRRSKITSMDEDVVPVEPGKEADMEMDEEEVKLVEEGMRAASMDDNDDEKKRENRSAASEEPEAPMRIVKNWKRPEERIPAERDPTKFVVSPITGELIPISEMAEHMRISLIDPKYKEQKERMMAKIRETTLAQDDEISRNIVGLARTRPDIFGTTEEEVSNAVKAEIEKKKEEQPKQVIWDGHTGSIGRTANQAMSQSLEDQMENGNNLPGPAAPPPKPGVPSVRPLPPPPGLALNMPRMGQNTMQYPNSGQYMHPRPPIMQNMQGVGAPLPPMTMNPGPPMMMNRPPQLAQQVPVNPSSIPPPPPGSHYPPLGMPRPFSHLPPPPMQVMPPQMMPPPPPPPEEAPPPLPEEPEPKRQKVEDQLIPEAQFLAQHPGPARIVVAIPNVDELNLNGRLLEITVQSLSETIGNLKEKIAGETQIAANKQKLSGRGGIVLKDQWSLAHCNVGAGETLTLAFKERGGRKR, via the exons ATGTTGGGGTCATTACCAATATTGCCCCTTCCAGCACCGCCATCAGATGGAAATTTAGGACCGCTTCCATTATCTCAAGTTACTGCTGAAGACTCACCACCACATGACAATGTTACTCCTCCACCAGCATCTGTTGCTACACATACAAGAACGATAGGTATTATTCATCCTCCTCCGGACATCCGAACAATTGTTGATAAGACTGCACACTTTGTTGCAAAGAATGGGCCTGATTTCGAAAAGAGGATTATTGCAAATAATGCTGGAAATGCCAAATTCAATTTCTTGAATGGGTCTGATCCTTATAATGCGTATTACCAGCATCGATTGTCTGAATTCCGTGCCCAAAACGAGCTAACCCCACAAGCTGATGATTCCTCTGGAGTAGAGGTAGTACCGAGTGCTGATTCTGCTGGAGATGCTAATGAATTATCTGAAACTAAGCCTGACCCGTCAGCCCAGTTTAAACCTGTCCGAAAAGTTCTTGTGCCTCCAGAACCTGAGACGTATACAGTTCGGCTACCGGAAGGTATTACAGGTGAAGAGTTGGATATTATCAAGCTTACTGCTCAGTTTGTTGCTAGAAACGGGAAATCGTTCTTGACAGGTTTGACTAGTAGGGAAATTAATAACCATCAATTCCATTTTCTAAAACCTACTCATAGTATGTTTATGTTCTTTACTGCACTTGCGGATGCCTATTCGAAGGTTTTGATGCCTCCGAAAGGTTTGACGGAGAAACTTCGTAATAGTGTGGTGGATATGACCACTGTTCTTGAGAGGTGTTTGCATAGACTTGAGTGGGAAAGGTCACAGGAACAAGCTAGGTTGAAAGCTGAAGATGAGATTGAACAGGAACGCATGCAGATGGCTATGATTGATTGGCATGATTTTGTTGTGGTTGAGGCAATTGATTTTGTAGATGACGAGGATGAGGATTTGCCTCCTCCAATGACACTGGAGGAAGTTATTAGAAGGAGCAAGATAACATCTATGGATGAAGATGTGGTACCTGTTGAGCCTGGAAAGGAGGcagatatggagatggatgaagaagaagtgaaacTTGTTGAGGAGGGTATGAGAGCGGCTAGTATGGATGATAATGACGATGAGAAGAAGCGTGAAAATAGATCAGCAGCTTCCGAGGAGCCGGAAGCGCCAATGAGAATCGTAAAGAATTGGAAGAGACCGGAAGAGAGGATCCCAGCAGAAAGAGATCCCACAAAGTTTGTTGTTTCTCCAATTACTGGAGAATTGATTCCTATAAGTGAAATGGCAGAGCATATGAGGATTTCCCTAATTGATCCAAAGTACAAGGAACAAAAGGAGAGGATGATGGCTAAGATTCGGGAGACCACTCTTGCTCAAGATGATGAGATATCAAGGAACATTGTGGGCCTTGCTCGAACACGTCCTGATATTTTTGGAACGACAGAAGAAGAAGTATCTAATGCTGTTAAGGCAGAGATTGAAAAGAAGAAAGAGGAGCAACCTAAGCAGGTCATATGGGATGGCCACACAGGAAGCATTGGTAGAACCGCAAACCAGGCAATGTCACAGAGTCTCGAGGATCAAATGGAGAATGGTAACAATTTACCTGGTCCTGCCGCACCTCCTCCAAAACCTGGTGTGCCATCAGTTCGTCCTCTACCTCCACCACCAGGGTTAGCGTTGAATATGCCTAGAATGGGGCAAAATACAATGCAATACCCTAATAGCGGACAGTACATGCATCCTAGACCTCCTATTATGCAGAATATGCAGGGAGTTGGGGCTCCTCTTCCTCCTATGACGATGAACCCTGGTCCGCCTATGATGATGAACCGACCACCCCAACTTGCTCAACAAGTTCCCGTGAACCCTTCAAGtatacctcctcctcctcctgggTCACACTACCCACCTTTGGGAATGCCTAGGCCCTTCTCACACCTTCCACCTCCACCTATGCAAGTGATGCCACCACAAATgatgccgccgccaccaccaccacccgagGAAGCTCCTCCTCCACTTCCGGAGGAACCAGAGCCAAAAAGGCAAAAGGTTGAAGATCAGCTTATACCAGAAGCGCAGTTCTTGGCTCAACATCCG GGACCTGCCCGCATTGTTGTAGCTATTCCGAATGTGGATGAATTGAACCTTAATGGACGACTTTTGGAGATTACCGTACAATCTCTATCTGAGACTATTGGtaatttgaaggagaagatcgcTGGGGAGACTCAGATTGCTGCAAATAAACAGAAACTGAGTGGGCGAGGTGGTATTGTCCTTAAGGATCAGTGGTCACTCGCACATTGTAACGTCGGAGCTGGGGAAACTCTTACCCTTGCATTTAAAGAACGTGGTGGCAGAAAGAGATAG
- the LOC113303120 gene encoding uncharacterized protein LOC113303120 — protein sequence MADKLLLREQERTALATQLDTSMETSFHNVFREFLPLLQQHPGVDPPPPPPPNHGQPQQLRPNINFPTFAGEDPDGWIFNADQYFSVYNTSDALKIVVASAHLKGGANQWFRWRRTKTAVNSWEQFCTLVRERFAPEKFVDARLAINTINQQGTIREHIPEYEHLLNFVDFPEDYLISCFIRSLKPRIGTTVKLLAPQKLLEAFTKAFHQEESYAAVTKTVTR from the coding sequence ATGGCAGataagttgttgctccgtgaacAAGAGCGTACTGCTCTCGCCACACAGCTTGACACATCCATGGAAACCTCTTTCCACAACGTATTTAGAGAATTTTTACCTCTGCTACAACAACATCCTGGTGTtgatcctccaccacctccaccaccaaatCATGGTCAACCACAACAGCTGCGCCCTAATATCAATTTTCCAACCTTTGCTGGTGAAGACCCTGATGGCTGGATTTTTAATGCAGACCAATATTTTAGTGTTTACAATACATCTGACGCTCTTAAAATTGTTGTCGCCTCTGCTCATCTTAAAGGCGGGGCCAACCAATGGTTTCGATGGAGAAGAACCAAAACTGCAGTCAATTCGTGGGAACAGTTTTGTACTTTAGTTCGTGAAAGATTTGCTCCGGAAAAATTTGTTGATGCTCGGTTGGCTATTAACACCATTAATCAGCAAGGTACAATACGTGAACATATACCTGAATATGAGCATCTCTTAAACTTTGTTGATTTTCCTGAGGATTATTTAATCAGTTGCTTCATTCGTTCTTTAAAACCTCGTATTGGTACTACGGTTAAGTTGTTGGCACCACAAAAATTACTTGAGGCTTTTACTAAAGCTTTTCATCAAGAAGAATCCTATGCAGCTGTTACTAAGACTGTCACAAGATAA